AGGAGACGATAAAGCCCGACCAGAGGGGCACCATACCACTGGGCGCGCAAAGGCCCGTCCCGCCACGCACGAAGAGCCATGACGTCTGAGTGATTGAGGGTCTGGTAGACCGCCGTCGAAAACACCAAGAACGCGGGCATACGACGGGTGAACACCCGTAGAGAGCCTGACGGGAAGCTGAAGGTGTCGGAGGAGCCTCGTGCCGTTCGCTCCTGGATGTATGCCGCAATCGCGGCCCAGCGCTCTTCCACCCTCTCCTGCTCGGTCTGATGATCCTGACGCTCGATGTCCGCCAGCATGGCTCGGAGCACCCGGCCCTCCCGGCTCTTCAGCCAGTTCACGGTATGCGTCACATGCTCAGGCAGGTTCTGGACCGCAGACGCGTTGGCGATGCGGACGATGGCGGCATGCATCGGGCGACGCGCTGCCTCGGGGTTGTCGCGGTCGATCTCCACCGATTCACGCCGCTTCCCCGTATGGTATTCGCACAGCTCCAGGAGGAGTTCGAGCTGATCCACTTCGGGAAGTTGTCGGGGTACCAGGTTGAGAAAGCGCGTTGCCGTCTTCCCGGACATCTTCACTCGGCCGGAGCGCCAGCGGGGAAGCGTCTCGATGGCGTAGTCGTGCGCGCTCGATCCAAACGCGCGTCGATAATTGTCGAACAGCGCATCCAGCTGTTCCTCGGAGAGCCGGAACAGCGTATCCAGAACCTCGTCCACAAACGGCGGGCCGATACGCCGGCGCAGCCGCTTGAAGTCCTCGATATGTTCGAGGGCCCGGCGCTGTTCACTCGATAGAGCACGCCCGCCGTAGTGGTAAGCCATTCTGCTGTCCTTGCTCCAGGTCCGTAAAAGCCCAATCCGGGTGCCCGAGATCGCGCGTCAGAGGGTTTTGTTGGGGAAAGATCGCACGGGGGCCGCAATCTGTCGATTTAATCCGACCCACCCCCTCCCCATCGGGGGCGCAGTGGCGTTACAGTCGGGACAGAACCCGGTGATTGGGGCCGGGCCCCTCAAGCAAGGATGCGAAGGAGGTCAAGGATGGCCGTGTACGTCGATGACGCACAGATCCCATTCGGTCGGATGGTGGTTTGCCACATGCTGGCCGACACCGAGGAAGAGCTTCATGCGATGGCGGAGCGTATCGGGCTCCACCGACGCTGGCACCAATCCCCTGGCACCTGGCGAAGCCACTACGATGTCGCCCTCGCCCGTCGGGAACTGGCGGTGCTGCATGGCGCGATCGAGATTACCCGCCGCGAGGCTGTCCGTGTTCGACGCAGACATCGGGCTATGTGCGCATAAAGGAGCAGCGTTGGAGATCGTTGAAGACGAAGTCGCAGTGCTGAACCAGACCGACGATGAAGAACGCGATCCACCCTGCTTCGGTTATGCGCCGAGCCTGAACTTTACACCGATCTTTTGGGGCTGGATGGAAGGTGTCGGCGAACGCTGCATCTGTATTGGCGCCTACGTCGTGGATGCCTTCCAGAAGAAACGGCTACTGGCGCTCGCCTTGAATGACGGCGACTTGGATCGCATCTCCGGCGGCCGCGGTTCGCTCATCCGTAACGACCTGATGCGAGTGTTTCAGTGCCCTCACCCATTCCCGTTACCGCCTCATATCACCCTGGGGCCCTCATCGATAATCGACGGTGTGAGCCATGAGTATGCCGCAGAGATCGGGCTGCGCATCCGGGCCGCGCTGCTGCGCCCGGAAGGGCCCGAGGTGTACTGGATCCCATGAAGTCCCGGTGATCCAGGGTTCCGTTCATCGGGGGGTATAATGATGGCGGCCGAAATAGATCCATCTGAAAAGCCCTGGCCGCACGACAGTGTACATGCGGACAGGGGCGATAAAGACCGAAAACCCTTACCGGTCCGGGCTGAAGGCGCAGCGGATCCGATGCCGCTCACCCCAATCATTCGGAGGATCGATCCGGCTTTCCAGAACGCTCCCATCCTCCAGATCCAACGCGTATAGGGCGTCCTCACCATCGAATCGATGACCGCCCGGAACCTCTGTGGTGCTCCAGTAGTGAGAAACCGAAGAGGCACCAAAATCAACCGGAAGCTGGTCACGGTTTTCCCACAGAAGCTGAAGCTCGGGAAGGTTGGGGTGGTGCCACCCGCCGCCAAACTTAAGTCTGCATTCATTGCCCGTAATGTGAATGCCGGGTATAGCGCTTGTGTTTGACGTACTCGGGAAGCTCGCGCCACTCCTGCTAAGGTGGTAGTGGAGAACAGGACCACCCCGAGCCGCGTAGAAGATCCGGCGGCCATCGACTGATCCGGCGTACATCAGTTCTCGATATTTCTCGAGACCTCGGAAAACACCACGGTCTCCAACAGAGGCGTTTTCGGGGTCCAGTCGATCATCATGTGCCCCGTACGGCTCGGCGTGGCGCACACAGAAGGTCCGGGCATTAGAGCCTTTACGGTGTGAATCTACCTCGCCATTATTCGCGGTGCTCCAAATGCGGCCGTATGTCGTCTCCATTGGTTCGGAGATCCAGGCTCGCATGTGCGTAACAGTATCCATGAGCTCTCGGAATTCGGCGGCCGAAATTTCAAAGCTATCGATCTCCGAAGAGGAAGGTAGAAACCAGTCGGTATGCCCATGTTCGTCCATGTCTTCGCAGAAATGAACCGGCGTTTTTTGGGTGCGCCAGCTCATACCCATTATCTTGTGCCGAAGCTCGCCATCCCCGTTTGCCACTGAAGGAAGCCTCGGAAAGCTCGAGATTACGCCTTCCGTCCCCCATGCTCCGAAGGTCATGGTAGACGCGACATAGATCGCCCGCCCGTCCGAGTGCGTTCCTGCAAAGAAACTGCCGTCATCGCAGGTGTCCCCAGGTTCATCGCAACCAGAAGGAAGAGAGGGATTAGAGGACGAGGCCACCTGCTGTGAGGCGGCGGAAATCACAACGCGGTGGCCCGCGTTTTCAGCAGACAGGGAGTGCGAAGCCCCCATCAAGGCCACCAGGGAGAGCTGTAACGCAATGGCAGCTCGGTTTCGGTTGACCGAAGGTTTCGAGAAAGACCGAAGCCTTCCTCCGAAAAAGCGCGCCCGAGGGCGGTTCATGTCATTCATCCTTGAAGAGATCGATAAAACTGATAACGCGCATCGGAGACTACAGGGGGCTCCAAGGGTCGTTCAAACCACAAGCCCGATGATTCAGAAATCGACGGGTCACAGGGGTCTGGTAGCGTGGTACCTCGATCAATGGAAACGGCCCAGAGCCGAAACGGAGCCCCCACCCATGAGCGACCCGGCACCAACCCCCGGAACCATCGCGGCACTGGCCGATATGCAGTCCCGCCAGCACGGCGAAGACCTCCTCGATGACCTGGTGCATGACCTACAGGACCGCGCCGCAGTCCAGCATCTCAACGAGATGGACGAAGGGGACGACGCCGAAGGTGCCCTGGCGTCCTTCTCGCGCGAAGCAGCCGACATCAACAACCGCGGACCGTCCGGTCAGGTGCAGTGGCTCATCGAGCAGATGGGGGAACAGCGCGCCTATGCGGCGATTGAAGCCGCGGCCCGCCAGCGCGATCAAAACCTCAAGAAGAAGCTGATGTCGGCGGTGGCCCGCGAAGAGGCCCAGGCATGATCACGTTCGACTGCCAGCGATGCCGTCTGCACGAAACAGCCGAGCAGGTGGTGAATCCGGACGGGGCTCGGCACTCGATCCTCGCGGTCGGGGAAGGCCCCGGCGCCATCGAGGATGACTATGGTGTGGGTTTTGTCGGAACAGCCGGCCAAACCCTTGAGCGCGAGATCCGTGCGGTCGCAGGGCTCGGCCGCCAGCAGTGGGCGCGGGCGAACATCGTACGTTGCCGCCCACCGGATAACCGGAAACCCCGGACCGATGAAGTGAGCGCCTGCGCCGGCTGGCTGGACGCAGCGATTGATGGGATGGCGCCCCGCGTCATTCTGGCCGTCGGGGAGTCCGCCGGGCGGAAGCTCGCGAATGCAAGGATCCGGAAGGGCACCGCCTACCTTGGTCAGGTCCACCAACTGCTATCGGGGTTGAACCCGGACGCCGGCTTTATCCGTCATCTCCCGCACTATCGCCAGGTGCCTGTGGTCCCAATGCCGCATACGAGTGGCCTGGCATGGAATCGGCGCTACCGCCCCCCGGAGTCACCCGGGGA
This genomic window from Thioalkalivibrio sp. K90mix contains:
- a CDS encoding DUF4031 domain-containing protein, translated to MLADTEEELHAMAERIGLHRRWHQSPGTWRSHYDVALARRELAVLHGAIEITRREAVRVRRRHRAMCA
- a CDS encoding uracil-DNA glycosylase is translated as MITFDCQRCRLHETAEQVVNPDGARHSILAVGEGPGAIEDDYGVGFVGTAGQTLEREIRAVAGLGRQQWARANIVRCRPPDNRKPRTDEVSACAGWLDAAIDGMAPRVILAVGESAGRKLANARIRKGTAYLGQVHQLLSGLNPDAGFIRHLPHYRQVPVVPMPHTSGLAWNRRYRPPESPGDSRAIAELGRDAILAAYHILRGQ